In Rhizobium sp. NLR16a, the DNA window GCGCCGATGCGTCCGCCGAACACCTGGCATTTGAGAGCCGCCGCCATCGATGACAATCGCATCGCCTCTTCGATCGGCAGGCCTTCTGCGATTGCCAGCGCGAAGGCGCCGTGGAAGATGTCACCGGCCGCAAGCGTGTCGATGGTTCTCACTTTCGGCGCGGCGAGGTGACGGATGTCGCCGCTTGGGTCGTCGAACCACAGGGACCCGTTTTCGCCAGCCGTAACGCTGATGAAGGCATGTTCGAATTTCCGCTTTAGCAGGCCGACGGTCTCGACGAGATCCGCCGTCCCGGCAAGCCGCTCGGCCGCAGGCTGTGAAAACACGATGTGGCTGGCGGCCGGCGCCAGCATCTCGATGACGCCCTCGCCGGCAACGTCGCCGTCCAGTATGGCGGGTTTGCCCGCCTTGCCAGCTGCGATCAGCGCCCGCAGTGCAAGCTTCGGCCATCGGACATCGACAAGCACCGCATCGAAAGCAGACATCTCCTGCTCGGTGACCAGCCTCACTGTATTGTGGAGCCGCTCGTCGTAGAAAGGCACGATCAGGCGTTCGCCTTGATCATCGATGAGGATCGTCGAGACGGCCGAGCGGGCGCCCTGCACAACCGTCATGCCGCTCGTGTCTATGCCGTCATTCCCGAGGTCGGAAAGGATGCGTTCGCCCGTCGTATCGTTGCCAACCGCGCCCCAGAGGCTGGCATAGCCGCCAAGCCGGGCGA includes these proteins:
- a CDS encoding sugar kinase; its protein translation is MTSSAFGPPPGPPRRVLCIGAAVLDTLFRVRSLPTGQGKILPYGMLQVAEGMASSAAFAVARLGGYASLWGAVGNDTTGERILSDLGNDGIDTSGMTVVQGARSAVSTILIDDQGERLIVPFYDERLHNTVRLVTEQEMSAFDAVLVDVRWPKLALRALIAAGKAGKPAILDGDVAGEGVIEMLAPAASHIVFSQPAAERLAGTADLVETVGLLKRKFEHAFISVTAGENGSLWFDDPSGDIRHLAAPKVRTIDTLAAGDIFHGAFALAIAEGLPIEEAMRLSSMAAALKCQVFGGRIGAPTRAEACDALRDWNVRVSQKAGDIKFR